From the genome of Pseudomonas sp. Teo4, one region includes:
- a CDS encoding biotin-dependent carboxyltransferase family protein has product MIKVLKPGLATSVQDLGREGYYHLGIPPSGALDQYALSAVNHLVGNPAGAAGLECALVGPELEFQHDALVAVCGAQMPVLLDGRLQPPDTAFAVRAGQVLRFGFPTAGARAYLAVAGGIQVPEVLGSRSTYALGALGGFHGRKLLAGDVLPVGVPSGKSRAGASLPMALRQSLGGEVVLRVVPGLYFHRLTEAAAKSFFTDAWTVGSEADRIGYRYKGGSALSFQPREQPFGAGSDPSNIVDSCYPIGSIQVPAGLEPIILHRDAVSGGGYAMIGTVISADLDLIGQMQPNQQARFLAVSLEDALEARRSYKKKLACLGRLFGG; this is encoded by the coding sequence ATGATCAAGGTGCTCAAACCTGGCCTGGCCACTTCAGTACAGGACCTTGGCCGTGAGGGTTACTACCATCTGGGCATCCCGCCCTCCGGCGCGCTGGACCAGTATGCCCTGAGCGCAGTCAACCACCTGGTCGGCAACCCGGCAGGTGCCGCGGGGCTTGAGTGTGCCCTGGTGGGGCCGGAGCTGGAGTTCCAGCACGATGCTCTGGTGGCGGTGTGTGGGGCGCAGATGCCGGTGCTGCTGGATGGCCGCCTGCAGCCCCCAGACACGGCGTTCGCGGTCCGCGCCGGGCAGGTGCTGCGGTTCGGCTTCCCCACGGCGGGTGCGCGCGCTTACCTGGCGGTGGCGGGCGGTATCCAGGTGCCCGAGGTGCTTGGCAGCCGCTCGACTTACGCATTGGGGGCGCTGGGCGGCTTTCACGGTCGCAAGCTGCTCGCCGGCGATGTGCTGCCGGTCGGCGTACCCAGTGGCAAATCCAGGGCGGGTGCGAGCTTGCCCATGGCGCTGCGTCAGTCGCTGGGTGGCGAGGTGGTGCTGAGGGTGGTGCCGGGGCTGTACTTCCACCGTCTGACCGAGGCGGCGGCGAAGAGCTTCTTCACCGATGCCTGGACAGTGGGTTCCGAGGCCGACCGTATCGGTTACCGCTACAAAGGCGGGAGTGCGCTGAGCTTCCAGCCGCGTGAGCAACCTTTTGGCGCCGGGTCGGACCCATCGAATATCGTCGACAGCTGCTACCCCATTGGCTCGATCCAGGTGCCGGCGGGGCTGGAACCGATCATTCTGCACCGGGACGCGGTGTCAGGTGGCGGGTACGCCATGATTGGCACGGTCATCAGCGCCGACCTCGACCTGATCGGGCAGATGCAGCCGAACCAGCAGGCACGCTTCCTGGCTGTCAGCCTTGAAGATGCATTGGAGGCGCGGCGCTCTTACAAGAAGAAACTTGCCTGCCTGGGTCGATTGTTTGGCGGCTGA
- a CDS encoding allophanate hydrolase subunit 1, which yields MAEPHATSPIRYSFGADEHLFAEVSDSMSLEAFFKGMAVTRAVERLALDGVLDVCLANASFQVRFDPDRIAPQALLEAVRGAEAEAVAERSLHTRIIEIPVLYNDPWTHETLMRFRDRHQDPNSTDLEYAARVNGLADVEAFIAAHSGAPWFVSMVGFVAGLPFMFQMVERERQLQVPKYLRPRTDTPKLTLGHGGCFGCIYSVRGAGGYQMFGVTPAPIYDPQQSLAYLKEHMVFFRPGDIVQFKPIDRATYDQAVSDVEEGRFNLRIRPVEFSLDAFLADPVGYPKSLQEVLA from the coding sequence ATGGCCGAGCCGCATGCAACTTCCCCGATTCGCTACAGCTTTGGTGCCGACGAGCACTTGTTTGCCGAGGTCAGTGACAGCATGTCGCTGGAGGCTTTCTTCAAGGGCATGGCCGTCACCCGTGCGGTGGAGCGCCTGGCGCTCGACGGTGTGCTCGACGTGTGCCTGGCCAACGCCTCGTTCCAGGTCCGCTTCGACCCCGACCGCATAGCCCCGCAGGCGCTGCTGGAGGCGGTACGTGGTGCCGAGGCCGAAGCGGTGGCCGAGCGCTCGCTGCACACGCGGATCATCGAGATTCCAGTGCTGTACAACGACCCCTGGACCCACGAAACCCTGATGCGCTTTCGTGACCGTCACCAGGACCCGAACAGCACCGACCTTGAGTATGCGGCGCGGGTCAACGGCCTGGCCGATGTCGAGGCATTCATCGCCGCGCACAGCGGCGCGCCCTGGTTCGTGTCCATGGTCGGCTTCGTTGCCGGTTTGCCGTTCATGTTCCAGATGGTCGAGCGCGAACGGCAGTTGCAGGTGCCCAAGTACCTGCGTCCGCGCACCGATACGCCGAAGCTGACCCTCGGCCATGGCGGGTGTTTCGGCTGCATCTACTCGGTGCGCGGGGCAGGGGGCTACCAGATGTTCGGTGTGACTCCGGCGCCGATCTATGACCCGCAGCAAAGCCTGGCCTACCTCAAGGAGCACATGGTGTTCTTCCGTCCAGGCGACATCGTGCAGTTCAAGCCCATCGATCGGGCCACTTACGACCAGGCGGTGTCCGATGTAGAGGAAGGGCGCTTCAACCTGCGCATCCGGCCCGTGGAGTTTTCCCTTGATGCCTTCCTGGCCGACCCGGTGGGCTACCCCAAATCGCTGCAGGAGGTGCTGGCATGA
- a CDS encoding TIGR03915 family putative DNA repair protein yields the protein MGMIALDCDNHFATWRGQARTLLGHGIDPAEVTWAQGPMGDLLALPTPLPEGPGPFRARVPPELLTQLKQAARYRGEQRWNLLYEVLWRVAHGDRTAMLAGDRLGSELHRRIKQVSREAHHLHAFVRFVPLPETLAAQLQLDLVAYHEPAHDILETASAHFADRLGRQRWLIATPQDGIRFDGQHFDYQRRCPPDWQQWARNADDPDAELWRTYYRHTFNPARLNPDALRMHMPGRFWRHLPEGMLIPQLEGLARQGKQRDGQAQEVAGQRGKQINPASSK from the coding sequence GTGGGGATGATCGCGCTCGACTGCGACAACCACTTCGCCACCTGGCGCGGCCAGGCCCGAACCCTGCTTGGCCATGGCATCGACCCGGCCGAGGTGACCTGGGCCCAGGGGCCGATGGGTGACCTGCTGGCGCTACCGACACCCCTGCCCGAAGGCCCCGGCCCGTTTCGCGCACGGGTACCGCCCGAGCTGCTGACACAGCTTAAACAAGCCGCTCGCTACCGCGGCGAGCAACGCTGGAATCTGCTCTACGAAGTGCTCTGGCGCGTGGCCCACGGCGACCGCACTGCCATGCTTGCGGGCGACCGTCTGGGCAGCGAATTGCACCGTCGGATCAAGCAAGTCAGTCGTGAAGCGCATCACCTGCATGCCTTCGTGCGTTTCGTGCCGTTGCCCGAAACGCTGGCCGCGCAGTTGCAACTGGACCTGGTGGCTTACCATGAGCCGGCACACGATATTCTTGAAACTGCCAGTGCGCACTTCGCCGACCGCCTGGGTCGCCAACGCTGGCTGATCGCAACGCCCCAGGATGGCATTCGTTTCGACGGCCAGCACTTCGACTACCAACGCCGTTGCCCACCGGACTGGCAGCAGTGGGCGCGCAACGCCGATGACCCGGACGCCGAACTGTGGCGCACCTATTACCGTCACACCTTCAACCCTGCGCGGCTGAACCCCGATGCCTTGCGCATGCACATGCCGGGGCGGTTCTGGCGGCATTTGCCGGAGGGGATGCTGATTCCGCAGTTGGAGGGCCTGGCACGCCAGGGCAAGCAGCGGGATGGTCAGGCGCAGGAAGTAGCGGGACAGCGGGGCAAGCAGATCAACCCCGCGTCCAGCAAATAG
- the mqo gene encoding malate dehydrogenase (quinone) — translation MKITIKSRWLIAGLTLACGMLGAQAAETKRVDVLLVGGGIMSSTLAIWLNELEPGWSMEMVERLDKVAEESSNGWNNAGTGHSALAELNYTPEKDGKIDISKAVEINESFQITRQFLAWQVKQGVLKNPHSFINTTPHMSFVWGDDNIRFLKKRYEALQASPLFKPMQYSEDHEQIRKWVPLMMEGRDPNQKLAVTWTPIGTDVNFGEITRQYVGYLKTRPNFDLKLSTEVESITRNEDGSWHVEYKNLKDGSSAATDTKFLFIGAGGAALPLLQKSGIDEAKDYAGFPVGGSFLVTDNPALAQRHMAKAYGIAATGAPPMSVPHLDTRVLDGKRMILFGPFATFSTKFLKQGSLLDLFASVSVHNTWPMVRVGVREFDLVQYLIGQVLQSDDDRFEALRTYFPEAKKEDWRLWQAGQRVQIIKKDENQGGVLKLGTEIVTSKDGSIAGLLGASPGASTAPPIMLDLLNKVFKDKVASAPWQKKIKQIIPSYGIRLNDHPDKVLEEWSYTNEVLQLDPPSAAGTP, via the coding sequence ATGAAGATCACGATCAAGTCGAGATGGCTGATTGCCGGCCTGACGCTGGCCTGCGGCATGCTAGGTGCCCAGGCCGCCGAGACCAAGCGGGTCGACGTGCTGTTGGTGGGTGGCGGCATCATGAGTTCGACCTTGGCCATCTGGCTCAACGAACTGGAGCCGGGCTGGTCGATGGAGATGGTCGAGCGCCTGGACAAGGTGGCCGAGGAAAGCTCCAACGGCTGGAACAACGCTGGCACTGGGCATTCGGCCCTGGCCGAACTGAACTACACCCCGGAGAAAGACGGCAAGATCGACATCAGCAAGGCGGTGGAGATCAATGAATCGTTCCAGATCACCCGGCAGTTTCTGGCCTGGCAGGTCAAGCAGGGGGTGCTGAAGAACCCGCATTCGTTCATCAACACCACGCCGCACATGAGCTTTGTCTGGGGCGACGATAACATCCGTTTCCTGAAGAAACGCTACGAAGCGCTGCAGGCCAGCCCTCTGTTCAAGCCCATGCAGTATTCCGAGGACCACGAGCAGATCCGCAAGTGGGTGCCGCTGATGATGGAGGGGCGCGACCCCAATCAGAAGCTGGCCGTCACCTGGACGCCTATCGGCACGGACGTCAATTTTGGCGAGATCACCCGGCAATACGTGGGCTACCTGAAAACCCGCCCGAATTTCGACCTCAAGCTGTCGACCGAAGTGGAGAGCATCACGCGCAACGAAGATGGCTCCTGGCACGTCGAGTACAAGAACCTCAAGGATGGCAGCTCCGCGGCCACCGACACCAAGTTCCTGTTCATCGGCGCCGGTGGTGCCGCGTTGCCGCTGCTGCAGAAATCGGGCATCGACGAAGCCAAGGATTATGCAGGCTTCCCGGTGGGGGGCTCGTTCCTGGTGACCGACAACCCAGCCCTCGCCCAGCGCCACATGGCCAAGGCCTATGGCATTGCCGCGACCGGCGCTCCGCCGATGTCGGTGCCGCACCTGGACACCCGGGTGCTCGACGGCAAGCGCATGATCCTGTTCGGGCCGTTCGCGACGTTCTCCACCAAGTTCCTCAAGCAGGGCTCATTGCTTGACCTGTTCGCCAGCGTCAGCGTGCACAACACCTGGCCGATGGTGCGGGTGGGCGTGCGTGAATTCGACCTGGTGCAATACCTGATTGGCCAGGTGCTGCAATCGGACGATGACCGTTTCGAGGCGCTGCGCACCTACTTCCCTGAAGCGAAGAAGGAGGACTGGCGCCTGTGGCAGGCCGGCCAGCGGGTGCAGATCATCAAGAAGGACGAGAACCAGGGCGGCGTGCTCAAGCTCGGTACCGAGATCGTCACCTCCAAGGATGGCAGCATCGCTGGGCTGCTGGGGGCATCGCCGGGCGCTTCGACCGCGCCGCCGATCATGCTCGATCTGCTGAACAAGGTATTCAAGGACAAGGTTGCCTCCGCGCCGTGGCAGAAGAAGATCAAGCAGATCATTCCGTCGTACGGCATTCGCCTGAATGACCATCCGGACAAGGTGCTGGAGGAATGGAGCTACACCAACGAAGTGTTGCAGCTCGACCCGCCATCCGCTGCCGGTACGCCTTGA
- a CDS encoding putative DNA modification/repair radical SAM protein — protein sequence MQLIAKLGILADAAKYDASCASSGAPKRNSRGGDGLGATNGTGICHSFTPDGRCVSLLKVLLTNFCLYDCQYCVNRRSSNVPRARFTPEEVVRLTLDFYRRNCISGLFLSSGIIRSADYTMEQLIRVARLLRETHNFRGYIHLKTIPDADPLLIEEAGRLADRLSVNIELPTDASLKRLAPEKHAHTIRQAMGVIHQGQQAVANEPKAPRFTPAGQSTQVIVGADATDDSTLLRNAEALYQGYGLKRVYYSAFSPIPDSPNSVPLAAPPLLREHRLYQADFLLRGYGYKAGELLGQDANLALDIDPKLAWALANREVFPLDVNRAEPALLARIPGIGLRSVQRLVALRRERRIRYDDLIQLRCVLDKARPFIVTSDYRPAQAELRSGLLRARLREPQAPVQMGLWG from the coding sequence ATGCAACTCATCGCCAAACTCGGCATCCTCGCCGACGCCGCCAAGTACGACGCCTCCTGCGCCAGCAGCGGTGCGCCCAAGCGCAATTCGCGTGGCGGCGATGGCCTGGGGGCAACCAATGGCACGGGTATCTGCCACAGCTTTACCCCCGATGGACGCTGCGTTTCGCTGCTCAAGGTGCTGCTGACCAATTTTTGCCTGTATGACTGCCAGTACTGCGTCAATCGCCGCTCCAGCAACGTTCCCCGTGCCCGTTTCACGCCTGAGGAAGTGGTGCGCCTGACCCTGGACTTCTACCGGCGTAATTGCATCAGCGGCCTGTTCCTGAGCTCGGGCATCATCCGCTCGGCCGACTACACCATGGAGCAGCTGATCCGAGTGGCCCGGCTACTGCGGGAAACGCATAACTTCCGTGGTTACATCCACCTCAAGACCATCCCCGATGCCGACCCTCTGCTGATCGAGGAAGCCGGACGCCTGGCCGACCGCCTGAGCGTCAATATCGAGCTGCCCACCGACGCCAGCCTCAAACGCCTGGCACCGGAAAAACACGCGCATACCATCCGCCAGGCGATGGGGGTGATCCATCAGGGGCAACAGGCCGTGGCCAACGAACCCAAGGCCCCGCGCTTCACCCCGGCCGGGCAAAGCACCCAGGTGATCGTCGGCGCCGATGCCACCGACGACAGCACCTTGCTGCGCAACGCCGAGGCGCTCTACCAGGGTTATGGACTCAAGCGCGTGTATTACTCGGCGTTCAGCCCGATTCCGGACAGCCCCAACAGCGTGCCGCTGGCGGCGCCACCACTGCTGCGCGAGCATCGCCTGTACCAGGCCGACTTTCTGCTCAGAGGTTACGGTTACAAGGCCGGCGAACTGCTGGGCCAGGACGCCAACCTGGCGCTGGACATCGACCCCAAGCTGGCCTGGGCGCTGGCCAACCGCGAGGTGTTCCCGCTGGATGTGAACCGCGCTGAACCGGCCCTGCTGGCACGCATTCCCGGCATTGGCCTGCGCAGCGTGCAACGGCTGGTGGCGCTGCGCCGGGAGCGGCGCATCCGCTACGACGACCTGATCCAGCTGCGCTGCGTGCTGGACAAGGCGCGGCCGTTCATCGTCACCAGCGACTACCGGCCCGCGCAGGCCGAGTTGCGCAGTGGCCTGCTGCGGGCTCGCCTGCGTGAACCCCAGGCACCGGTGCAGATGGGGTTGTGGGGATGA
- a CDS encoding LysR family transcriptional regulator, translating to MNISNKDLNLLHLFHVLYQERNATLAAERMALSQPALSHKLNKLRHQFGDPLFVRAPRGLTPTPRAHELAPEVQRLVEGLEAFYERCDGQDFLARPARLHLYSTDYIEQTLLPKLLPVLREQAPNLVLITHNTRGQLPREALEKGSCDLAIAGFYTDLPDTFHQQRLLSEDFVVLAWKHNPHLAQGLDLDGFLRCDHLLTTLTGDLDGLVDRALHAQGRSRKVVAGLSSFLAPARLVRGTDLLLTCLRSVAEEATERDQDLCFHPLPLALPQVEVMQIWHERTHADPMRRWFRQQVWAAAQP from the coding sequence ATGAATATCAGCAACAAAGACCTGAACCTGCTGCACCTGTTCCACGTGCTGTACCAGGAGCGCAATGCCACCCTTGCCGCCGAGCGCATGGCCCTGAGCCAGCCCGCACTCAGCCACAAGCTCAACAAGTTGCGCCACCAGTTTGGCGACCCACTGTTCGTCCGCGCCCCCCGTGGCCTTACCCCAACGCCACGGGCCCACGAACTGGCGCCCGAGGTACAACGGCTGGTGGAGGGGCTGGAAGCGTTCTACGAGCGCTGCGATGGCCAGGACTTCCTCGCCCGCCCTGCCCGGCTGCACCTGTACAGCACCGACTACATCGAGCAGACCTTGCTGCCAAAACTGCTGCCGGTTCTGCGCGAACAAGCGCCGAACCTGGTGCTGATCACCCATAACACCCGCGGCCAGCTCCCCCGCGAGGCGCTGGAGAAAGGCAGTTGCGACCTGGCCATCGCCGGCTTTTACACCGACCTGCCAGACACCTTCCACCAGCAGCGTCTGCTCAGTGAGGACTTCGTGGTATTGGCGTGGAAACACAACCCGCACCTGGCCCAAGGTCTGGACCTGGATGGGTTTCTGCGCTGCGATCACCTGCTGACTACGCTGACAGGCGACCTCGACGGCCTGGTCGACCGCGCCTTGCACGCCCAGGGGCGCAGCCGCAAGGTGGTGGCGGGGCTTTCCAGTTTCCTGGCGCCGGCAAGGCTCGTACGGGGTACCGACCTGCTGCTCACCTGCCTGCGCTCGGTGGCAGAGGAAGCCACCGAGCGCGATCAGGACCTGTGCTTTCACCCGCTACCATTGGCGCTGCCGCAGGTGGAGGTGATGCAGATCTGGCACGAGCGGACCCATGCAGACCCGATGCGGCGCTGGTTTCGCCAGCAGGTGTGGGCCGCGGCCCAACCCTGA
- a CDS encoding 5-oxoprolinase subunit PxpA — protein sequence MHAVDFNSDMGEGFGPWTIGDGVDNELMAFISSANIATGFHAGDPSTMRRTVARAKALGVAVGAHPGFRDLVGFGRRHINAPAQELVDDMLYQLGALREIARAQGVTLQHIKPHGALYMHLARDEEAARLLVENLQVIEPELLLYCMPGSVICRIAQDLGQPVVREFYADREYDMSGSIVFTRHVRGYEPQRVAERVLRACQEGVVRTVEGQDLAISFDSICLHSDTPGALDLVEATRKALDGAGITVRAPR from the coding sequence ATGCATGCGGTGGATTTCAACTCTGACATGGGGGAAGGCTTTGGCCCGTGGACCATCGGCGACGGTGTCGACAACGAGCTGATGGCGTTTATCAGTTCGGCCAACATCGCCACCGGCTTCCATGCTGGCGACCCCAGTACCATGCGTCGCACCGTGGCGCGGGCCAAGGCATTGGGTGTGGCGGTCGGTGCCCACCCAGGCTTTCGTGACCTTGTGGGCTTCGGCCGCCGCCACATCAACGCGCCGGCTCAGGAGTTGGTCGACGACATGCTCTACCAACTGGGTGCGCTACGTGAAATTGCCCGTGCCCAGGGCGTAACCTTGCAGCACATCAAGCCCCATGGCGCGCTGTACATGCACCTTGCCCGTGACGAAGAGGCTGCGCGCCTGCTGGTCGAAAACCTCCAGGTGATCGAGCCTGAGTTGTTGCTGTATTGCATGCCCGGCTCGGTGATCTGCCGTATCGCCCAGGACCTCGGGCAGCCGGTGGTGCGTGAGTTCTACGCTGATCGTGAATACGACATGAGTGGCTCCATCGTGTTTACCCGCCATGTGCGCGGCTATGAGCCCCAGCGGGTCGCCGAGCGGGTCCTGCGGGCCTGCCAGGAAGGCGTGGTGCGCACGGTCGAAGGCCAGGACCTGGCTATCAGTTTCGATTCCATTTGCCTGCACAGCGACACGCCCGGCGCCCTTGACCTGGTCGAGGCCACCCGCAAGGCACTGGACGGGGCCGGCATCACGGTGCGTGCACCGCGCTGA
- a CDS encoding LysR family transcriptional regulator, whose translation MSLTLRQVRYFVATAEIGQISQAAIHLNISQSAVTTAIKELEAMLGALLFQRSAQGMTLTEAGRHFLNRAYVILRSVDDALNSPLPDLRASGVLRLAASYTVIGYFLPHHLQRLEHWHPDVTLEVHEQERSAIEQGLLEGDFDMAVVLTANLTHPDIVSETLFNSERRLWLPSHHPLCERSAVSLADVADEPYIQLTVDEAEQSALRYWEQAGQRPRVRVRTSSVEAVRSMVANGSGVAILSDLVHRPWSLEGKRIETVTISDPVTPMSVGLAWHRGRAFSPAMQAVRNYFHGAFLAPQQLSARR comes from the coding sequence GTGTCACTGACCCTGCGCCAGGTTCGCTACTTCGTCGCCACTGCCGAAATCGGCCAGATTTCCCAGGCGGCGATCCACCTCAACATCTCCCAGTCTGCGGTAACCACCGCTATCAAGGAGCTGGAGGCAATGCTCGGTGCGCTGTTGTTCCAGCGCTCGGCCCAGGGCATGACGCTGACCGAGGCGGGCCGGCATTTTCTCAACCGCGCCTATGTAATTTTGCGCAGCGTCGATGACGCGCTGAACAGCCCGCTGCCCGACCTGCGCGCCAGCGGGGTATTGCGCCTGGCCGCCAGCTACACGGTGATTGGCTACTTCCTGCCACACCACCTGCAGCGCCTGGAGCATTGGCATCCGGACGTGACGCTGGAAGTGCACGAGCAAGAGCGCAGCGCCATCGAACAAGGCTTGCTGGAGGGTGACTTCGACATGGCTGTGGTGCTGACCGCCAACCTCACCCACCCGGACATCGTGTCCGAGACCCTGTTCAACTCCGAGCGCCGGCTGTGGCTGCCCAGCCATCACCCGTTGTGCGAGCGCTCGGCGGTGAGCCTGGCGGATGTGGCTGACGAGCCGTACATCCAGCTGACCGTGGACGAAGCCGAGCAAAGTGCCCTGCGGTATTGGGAGCAGGCTGGGCAGCGGCCACGCGTGCGTGTGCGCACCAGCTCGGTCGAAGCAGTGCGCAGCATGGTGGCCAACGGTAGCGGTGTGGCGATCTTGTCCGACCTGGTGCATCGTCCCTGGTCACTGGAGGGCAAGCGGATCGAAACCGTCACCATCAGCGACCCGGTCACGCCCATGAGCGTGGGGCTGGCCTGGCACCGTGGGCGGGCATTCAGCCCAGCGATGCAGGCGGTGCGCAACTACTTCCATGGGGCGTTTCTGGCACCGCAGCAGCTGTCGGCTCGGCGGTGA